The Rhodococcus sp. ABRD24 genome contains the following window.
CGTACCCCCACACAGGCAACCGGATGCTCGTACCTGCAGAAACCACAGAAACTCGCGCACGGCAATGCCTCGCATAGGCACACAAATCGGCCCGAGCACGCCGGAGCAAAGCCTGCGAAGCGACCCCAGTGGTCGGACACGACCCCCAACGATACCCGTCGGCGCGGTTGGAGGTCAAAGCGGGCAGGAGGTGGTATGCCCCACGTGAACCTCCGTGGCCCCGAACCTCAGCGACTGAGGCTCGATGCCAGTTTCGCAAGAGTCGTGACGGCCTCGCACGGATCCGGATGCCTGCCGGGCGCCTGATACTGCACCCACCACCCGATCACCCCGGAGTCCGGGGCTCCGACGGAGATCCCGCACGAGGCCGGGTCCTTCGGCTGCCGCGCGAGCACTGCGCGCCGGCCCTCCACCGTGAGTTCCGCCACCGCGTAGCCCAATCGCTCGGCCGTCGCACGTTCGACGTCGAGCGAACCTGCCTCGAACCAGTCGAAGGTCACGCGGGCGGGCCCGCTCGCACCCTCGACCGACCAGCGGCAGATCGCGCCGAAGAAGCCCCGCTCGATCGCATCGCCACCGACAGCCTCGGCGATCCGCTGATCCGAAACGGCATCACACTCGCTGAGCAGCGACGTGAACTCCGTCGCTGCCCCACTCCTGAACGCCCCCACCGGGATCGGCGTGCCGGCGACGGTGGACCCGCACCCGGCGGCGAGCAGCACCGCCGCGATCGGCACGCCGAGCCGAGGAAGCCGTATCACTTCAGCGCCCCCGTTCGACGGTGAGCCGCGCGAGCCGACCAGCCACGTCACACGGATCAGCTGCGGGCGCGGTGTCGCCGTACGTCACCGACCAGTGCACGAAATCGGCGCCGAATCCGACTCCGATCTCACACAGCGAGTTCGTCCGGCCGGGCGCGTTCGGCGCGGACGCCACGAATCCGGGGCGGCCCGCGATCTCGATATCGTCTCCGCGGCGGCCGATGAGGTCCGATCCGGCGCGTTCCCGGTCGATCGGGCTGCCGCGGTACCAGGAGAAGGCGACATGCGGACCTCGCGGACCGGCCAGCTGCCACTCGCAGCCGACGGAGTTGCGGATCACGGTGCCGAATCCGGAAACACCGAAAGTCTCGGCCACTTCCTGGTCCGTGACGGACGCGCACTCGCCGAAGAACGGCCCGGCCGAGGCGGCCGACCGTGTCTCGGCACCCACCGCGTGGGC
Protein-coding sequences here:
- a CDS encoding DUF3558 domain-containing protein, translating into MIRLPRLGVPIAAVLLAAGCGSTVAGTPIPVGAFRSGAATEFTSLLSECDAVSDQRIAEAVGGDAIERGFFGAICRWSVEGASGPARVTFDWFEAGSLDVERATAERLGYAVAELTVEGRRAVLARQPKDPASCGISVGAPDSGVIGWWVQYQAPGRHPDPCEAVTTLAKLASSLSR
- a CDS encoding DUF3558 domain-containing protein, encoding MPIKLVGALTGIALLLAGCGSAADEPQAADGAHAVGAETRSAASAGPFFGECASVTDQEVAETFGVSGFGTVIRNSVGCEWQLAGPRGPHVAFSWYRGSPIDRERAGSDLIGRRGDDIEIAGRPGFVASAPNAPGRTNSLCEIGVGFGADFVHWSVTYGDTAPAADPCDVAGRLARLTVERGR